In Nostoc sp. CENA543, a single genomic region encodes these proteins:
- a CDS encoding conjugal transfer protein TrbI: protein MNHLNQWKSGAAALMAITITTGAITPMIAFAPAANAQYNIGQNRKVAIPAGVTFPVRYEKDKVVVSRGETLPLTLRIANNIIDGNRNVLIPAGTEVVGQLEPVYFDGQYSTDRNNTENIRGVRFVARELIYASGRRQFISANSQTITQTEKISKNDTSKILTDAAIGAGAAAAISLITGNRRIEIGEPLAGGAAGALASVLLRKKETEVFVIRPERDLRLALSSNLNVDLIR, encoded by the coding sequence ATGAACCACCTGAATCAATGGAAATCTGGAGCAGCCGCACTGATGGCAATCACAATTACCACAGGTGCTATTACCCCAATGATTGCCTTTGCTCCTGCTGCTAATGCCCAATATAATATCGGACAAAATAGAAAAGTTGCTATCCCGGCTGGGGTGACTTTTCCAGTCAGATATGAAAAAGACAAAGTTGTTGTTAGTCGAGGTGAAACTCTACCATTAACTTTGAGGATTGCTAACAACATAATTGATGGTAATAGAAACGTCTTGATTCCTGCTGGAACTGAAGTTGTCGGACAATTAGAACCAGTATATTTTGATGGTCAATACTCCACAGATAGAAACAATACAGAAAATATCAGAGGGGTGAGATTTGTCGCTAGAGAATTAATCTATGCTTCTGGTAGAAGACAATTTATTAGTGCTAACTCACAAACAATTACCCAAACAGAGAAAATCAGCAAAAACGACACCAGCAAAATATTAACAGATGCGGCAATTGGTGCTGGTGCTGCTGCGGCAATTTCTCTGATTACAGGTAATAGGAGAATTGAGATTGGCGAACCTTTAGCTGGTGGTGCTGCTGGTGCTTTAGCTAGTGTGCTACTGCGGAAGAAAGAAACTGAAGTTTTTGTGATTCGACCAGAAAGGGACTTAAGATTGGCACTCAGTTCTAACTTAAATGTGGATCTTATCCGCTAA
- a CDS encoding S-layer homology domain-containing protein, protein MFRLNRWQSGTAALMALSVTAGTVAPFVVAAPSFAQTTFSDVSSNYWASPFIRELSQRGVIAGFPDGSFRPEEPVTRAQFAAMVNKAFQKAPERQPIRFVDVSTNYWAYSAIQQAYSIGFLSGYPGNSFRPNENIPRQQVLVSLANGLDYAPGGNIEGTLQYFNDSSNIANYARSPIAAATERQIVVNYPNVRFLNPTGTATRAQVAAFIYQALVSSNQASAINSPYVVALQPTTPTPISVTIPQGTVIPVKYDKAEKILVTKDETAPLSLTVAQNVVTQDGTVVVPAGSQVIGQLRPAPRGSQFVAQRLVLTNGQEYNLNATSEVITKTETVRKGTSTSAIIRNTVLGASAAAAVSAVTGDRAIATEEVLGGAAIGGLIGLFFGRNSVDLIAINPDTDLQMTINQNLLVSTR, encoded by the coding sequence ATGTTTAGACTAAATCGTTGGCAATCCGGCACAGCTGCACTCATGGCTTTAAGTGTCACAGCCGGAACTGTTGCACCTTTTGTGGTAGCAGCTCCTTCTTTTGCTCAAACTACTTTTTCTGACGTTTCATCAAACTACTGGGCATCACCATTTATTCGAGAGCTATCACAAAGAGGTGTGATTGCAGGTTTTCCTGATGGCAGTTTTCGCCCAGAAGAACCAGTAACTCGCGCTCAATTTGCCGCAATGGTCAATAAAGCCTTCCAAAAAGCACCCGAACGTCAACCAATACGATTTGTAGATGTATCTACTAACTATTGGGCATATAGTGCAATTCAACAAGCTTACTCTATCGGTTTCTTATCAGGATATCCTGGTAACAGTTTCCGACCAAATGAAAACATTCCTCGTCAGCAAGTATTAGTTTCACTAGCTAATGGTTTAGATTATGCACCTGGCGGTAACATAGAAGGCACTCTGCAATATTTCAATGATTCATCTAACATCGCCAATTATGCCCGTAGCCCCATCGCTGCGGCTACGGAAAGGCAAATTGTCGTTAACTACCCCAATGTCAGGTTTCTCAACCCCACAGGCACCGCTACACGCGCCCAAGTAGCAGCGTTTATCTATCAAGCCCTAGTTAGTTCTAATCAAGCTTCCGCCATCAACTCACCCTATGTTGTTGCCCTCCAACCAACAACTCCCACACCCATTTCCGTCACCATTCCCCAAGGGACGGTGATTCCAGTGAAGTACGACAAGGCGGAAAAAATTCTGGTGACAAAGGATGAAACCGCACCCTTATCTTTGACAGTGGCGCAAAACGTGGTCACACAAGACGGAACAGTAGTTGTTCCGGCTGGTAGCCAAGTAATTGGTCAACTCAGACCCGCACCTCGCGGTTCGCAATTCGTGGCTCAAAGGTTGGTATTAACCAATGGTCAAGAATACAATTTAAATGCAACTTCCGAAGTCATCACCAAAACTGAAACAGTAAGAAAAGGTACTAGCACCAGTGCAATCATCAGAAATACCGTCTTAGGTGCAAGTGCAGCTGCTGCGGTATCTGCGGTGACAGGCGATCGCGCCATCGCCACTGAGGAAGTCTTAGGCGGTGCGGCTATCGGTGGATTAATCGGCTTATTCTTCGGTAGAAACAGCGTAGACTTAATTGCCATCAACCCAGACACAGACCTACAAATGACAATTAATCAAAATTTACTGGTTTCTACAAGATAG
- a CDS encoding GAF domain-containing sensor histidine kinase → MLMSASSDFVALCREQIALLTQGLGASLSVVYLAQELVDSPTGETKLIPVVVYPETAVILPGEEIVLAAAQKQLRVGNSPLIPQQSARLLTPAPTTETPPTEHRHLAEDFLLSGHQFVFPLIHEGVMMGLLVTGRDDRPWDEQEQNQIQSIGQTLAIACILDQRRAWLQHQLHQQQILQEQQRDLLDNLLHQFRNPLTALRTFGKLLLKRLRPGDPNREVGENIVRESDRLKELLQKFDEVIDWANVDSELLALPSNDVFVEATVQKESQPVLLLPGTGDKETDCSLAELLTPLLVSAQAIAQERNLELILAIPQNLPLVKANIKALTEVLSNIIDNALKYTPAGGKIYIELGKVKANLQGIAISDTGPGIPKEDLAHIGERHYRGVQAQTTIPGTGLGIAIAKQLIEQMQGQIEVFSPAINSAIATPNAPGTTVIVWLIVSQ, encoded by the coding sequence ATGTTAATGTCTGCCAGTTCAGATTTTGTTGCTCTATGCCGAGAGCAAATAGCGTTGTTAACCCAAGGGCTGGGAGCATCTTTAAGCGTGGTTTATTTGGCGCAAGAATTAGTAGACTCTCCCACAGGAGAGACGAAACTAATTCCTGTCGTAGTTTATCCAGAAACAGCCGTTATCCTGCCAGGAGAGGAAATTGTCCTAGCCGCAGCTCAAAAACAGCTAAGAGTGGGAAATTCGCCCCTGATACCGCAGCAATCAGCAAGACTTTTGACTCCAGCACCAACAACGGAAACGCCGCCGACTGAACACAGACATTTAGCGGAAGATTTTTTGCTGAGTGGACATCAATTTGTCTTCCCTCTAATTCATGAGGGTGTGATGATGGGATTATTGGTCACAGGTAGGGACGATCGCCCGTGGGATGAACAAGAACAAAACCAGATTCAAAGCATTGGGCAAACATTAGCGATCGCTTGTATTTTGGATCAGCGTCGAGCCTGGTTACAACATCAGTTGCATCAACAGCAAATTTTGCAAGAGCAACAGCGAGATTTGTTAGATAACTTATTACATCAGTTTCGTAACCCGCTAACCGCTTTACGTACTTTTGGTAAATTGTTACTCAAGCGGTTACGTCCTGGCGATCCAAATCGGGAAGTGGGAGAAAATATTGTCAGAGAAAGCGATCGCCTCAAGGAATTGCTGCAAAAATTTGATGAAGTGATTGATTGGGCGAATGTAGATTCAGAATTACTAGCATTACCAAGCAATGATGTATTTGTAGAAGCAACTGTCCAAAAAGAATCTCAGCCAGTATTATTATTGCCAGGAACAGGAGATAAGGAAACAGATTGTTCCTTGGCGGAATTATTAACACCATTACTGGTTTCTGCCCAGGCGATCGCCCAAGAAAGAAATCTCGAATTAATATTAGCAATACCGCAGAATTTACCTTTAGTTAAAGCTAACATTAAAGCTTTGACTGAAGTATTAAGCAATATCATTGATAATGCGCTCAAATATACTCCGGCTGGCGGTAAAATTTATATTGAATTGGGAAAAGTAAAAGCTAACTTGCAAGGCATAGCAATTAGCGACACAGGCCCTGGTATTCCCAAGGAAGATTTAGCCCATATAGGTGAAAGACATTACCGAGGAGTGCAAGCCCAAACAACAATTCCAGGTACGGGTTTGGGAATTGCGATCGCTAAACAACTCATCGAACAAATGCAAGGACAAATTGAAGTTTTCAGCCCAGCAATTAATTCGGCGATCGCTACACCAAATGCACCAGGAACTACTGTGATAGTTTGGTTGATAGTTAGTCAATAG
- a CDS encoding DUF3155 domain-containing protein, which translates to MARRRKRKSRRRQEGRRILEHVPQYSIESGEEKPVTAARKFIQAEGILPPALLLVKRNEHTTDRYFWAEKGLFGAQYVEENHFLFPSLRTLESPAGLEQVAVASR; encoded by the coding sequence TTGGCAAGAAGACGGAAAAGAAAAAGTCGTCGTCGCCAAGAAGGACGGCGGATTTTAGAACACGTGCCTCAATATAGCATCGAAAGCGGCGAAGAGAAACCTGTGACAGCAGCCAGAAAATTCATTCAAGCTGAAGGGATCTTGCCACCAGCTTTGCTACTCGTAAAGCGAAACGAACACACTACAGACCGCTATTTCTGGGCAGAGAAAGGGCTGTTTGGCGCGCAATACGTAGAAGAAAACCATTTCTTGTTTCCTAGCCTGCGGACACTAGAATCTCCCGCAGGTTTGGAACAAGTTGCTGTGGCTAGTCGCTGA
- a CDS encoding cofactor assembly of complex C subunit B → MDTATLSSTFLLTLLLLVGLFFFIRAATKDRTQTAQLISEQDEAVFMPQLQAYFLSRAYRVIEIDQVQNRVVFEGYVQPSIFLAVFLTFLAAVGLVCLSLVLSFLFPQLSPIFLGLLILSPVSGMLYWQKAGRIEKVLLQFEPKSSTQESLSRITVTAHRDELAELQKALPWKPSY, encoded by the coding sequence ATGGATACCGCTACTTTGTCATCTACTTTTCTGCTCACCTTGTTGTTATTGGTTGGTCTGTTTTTCTTTATTCGGGCTGCAACAAAAGACCGCACTCAAACAGCACAACTAATATCTGAGCAAGATGAAGCAGTTTTTATGCCTCAGCTACAAGCCTATTTTCTCTCCCGTGCTTATCGGGTGATAGAGATTGATCAAGTACAAAACCGAGTGGTTTTTGAAGGGTATGTCCAGCCTAGTATATTTTTGGCTGTCTTTTTAACTTTTTTGGCTGCGGTTGGTCTTGTTTGTCTATCGTTGGTTTTATCTTTTCTGTTTCCTCAATTGAGTCCGATTTTTCTAGGACTGTTAATACTTTCACCTGTAAGTGGGATGTTGTACTGGCAAAAGGCAGGACGCATAGAAAAAGTTTTGCTGCAATTTGAACCCAAATCTAGTACGCAGGAATCTTTGAGTAGAATCACTGTGACGGCTCATCGTGATGAGCTAGCTGAGTTACAGAAAGCGTTACCCTGGAAGCCTAGCTATTGA
- a CDS encoding PadR family transcriptional regulator, which yields MKLEDIYQFFENPPPTYLCQELAICYILDVLLQGESYGTELIQQLEAEYPTYRLSDTVLYSAIKFLEDHQAINGYWKKLEGRGRPRRMYQISPEWEVQAQRLAKLWRDYISLRTK from the coding sequence ATGAAACTTGAGGATATATATCAATTCTTTGAGAATCCTCCGCCGACTTATCTCTGTCAAGAGCTAGCAATTTGTTACATTCTGGATGTATTGCTACAAGGTGAATCTTACGGTACTGAGTTGATTCAACAATTAGAAGCTGAATACCCCACCTATCGACTTTCTGACACTGTGCTTTACAGTGCGATTAAATTTCTCGAAGACCATCAGGCTATTAATGGGTATTGGAAGAAATTAGAAGGTCGAGGCCGCCCTAGACGGATGTACCAAATTTCTCCAGAATGGGAAGTACAGGCACAGCGTTTGGCAAAGCTTTGGCGAGATTACATAAGTCTGAGGACAAAGTAA
- a CDS encoding DUF3611 family protein, with amino-acid sequence MSQNSDAPSSSSNLRTIAQTFRLTGWISFWIQLVLGVVSGIIVLLFAVFSQRAGSPSNNPGTSFGVFLAVCGILILGGGIYLAYRYTRIGRQLLSSNPSNRPRKVETVQVLRLGLWVNLAGTLVTLLGAQAIVGTLVARSISPQAITTQFFDPTRIISGLDMLVVQANTNTVSAHFAGLVGSLWLLNRINRS; translated from the coding sequence ATGTCACAAAACTCTGACGCGCCATCGTCTTCCTCAAATCTCCGTACAATTGCCCAAACTTTTCGGCTCACAGGTTGGATTAGCTTTTGGATTCAATTAGTTTTAGGTGTAGTTTCTGGAATTATTGTGTTATTGTTTGCTGTTTTCAGTCAAAGGGCAGGTAGTCCTAGTAATAACCCTGGGACTAGTTTCGGTGTATTTTTAGCAGTTTGTGGCATTCTCATCTTAGGTGGTGGGATATATTTGGCATATCGTTACACCAGAATTGGTAGACAACTGCTCTCATCAAACCCTAGCAATCGTCCTCGAAAAGTTGAGACGGTGCAGGTCTTGCGCTTAGGACTGTGGGTAAACTTAGCCGGGACACTAGTAACGCTTTTAGGAGCGCAGGCGATCGTTGGTACACTGGTAGCTAGGTCAATCTCTCCCCAAGCTATAACAACGCAGTTTTTTGACCCTACCAGAATCATCAGTGGTCTAGATATGTTAGTAGTACAGGCAAACACAAATACTGTGTCAGCTCACTTTGCTGGGTTAGTCGGTTCACTATGGCTACTCAATCGCATTAACCGATCATAA
- the serS gene encoding serine--tRNA ligase yields MLDIKQIRENPQLIQERLDSRSGKYDLEPILQLDRQQRDIEITRSQLQARSNEIGKLVGQKIKSGVSPQDQEIQGLRDEGNAIKAQLSELEPKEKELKAEIEQLILAIPNIPSDATPLGKTEDDNVEVRRWGDEYIPQNPDILPHWEMGEKLGILNVERAVKVAQSRFVNLVGAGAALERALINFMLTMQTQAGYVEVSPPLLVNTDSLTATGQLPKFAEESFKCADDDLWLIPTAEVPVTNLYRGEILAAESLPIYHCAYTPCFRREAGSYGRDMRGLIRLHQFNKVELVKFVHPSTSFEELEKLVGNAEAILQALKLPYRVINLCSGDLGFSSTKTYDLEVWLPSSGKYREISSCSNFVDFQARRADIRFKEAGKKGTQFVHTLNGSGLAVGRTMAAILENYQQSDGTILIPEVLQSFLGREVL; encoded by the coding sequence GTGCTGGATATTAAGCAAATACGGGAAAATCCCCAACTAATTCAGGAACGGTTAGACAGTCGTAGTGGTAAATACGACCTAGAGCCGATATTACAGTTAGATCGACAGCAACGAGACATAGAAATTACTCGTAGCCAACTGCAAGCGCGTAGTAATGAAATTGGTAAACTCGTTGGGCAGAAAATTAAATCTGGTGTCAGTCCCCAAGACCAAGAGATTCAAGGCTTGCGGGATGAGGGTAACGCCATTAAAGCTCAACTAAGTGAACTAGAACCCAAGGAAAAAGAACTCAAAGCGGAAATTGAGCAACTTATTCTCGCCATTCCCAACATCCCCAGTGATGCTACACCCTTGGGTAAAACTGAAGACGATAACGTAGAGGTTCGCCGTTGGGGTGATGAGTACATACCTCAAAACCCAGATATTCTGCCACATTGGGAAATGGGCGAAAAGCTGGGTATTCTCAATGTAGAGCGAGCTGTCAAAGTTGCCCAGAGTCGTTTTGTGAACTTAGTCGGGGCTGGTGCGGCTTTAGAAAGAGCATTAATTAACTTTATGCTGACGATGCAAACCCAAGCAGGTTATGTAGAAGTTAGTCCCCCACTTTTGGTAAATACTGATTCTTTGACAGCCACAGGCCAATTACCTAAGTTTGCGGAAGAAAGTTTTAAATGTGCTGATGATGATTTGTGGCTAATTCCCACAGCAGAAGTACCCGTAACTAACCTATACCGAGGAGAAATTCTGGCGGCGGAAAGTTTACCTATCTACCATTGTGCTTATACTCCTTGCTTTCGTAGGGAGGCGGGTAGTTATGGGCGTGATATGCGCGGGTTAATTCGCTTGCATCAATTCAATAAAGTAGAGTTGGTGAAATTTGTACATCCCAGCACATCTTTTGAGGAATTGGAAAAACTGGTAGGAAACGCGGAAGCGATTTTACAGGCTCTCAAGTTACCCTACCGCGTGATTAATTTATGTAGCGGGGATTTGGGTTTCTCTTCTACTAAAACCTATGATTTAGAAGTTTGGCTACCTTCTTCTGGGAAGTATCGGGAGATTTCCAGTTGTTCCAATTTTGTAGATTTCCAGGCGCGCCGGGCTGATATCCGGTTCAAGGAAGCGGGGAAGAAGGGAACTCAGTTTGTCCATACCCTCAACGGTTCTGGTTTGGCTGTAGGGCGCACAATGGCTGCGATTTTGGAAAATTATCAGCAATCTGATGGCACTATTTTAATACCAGAAGTTCTGCAATCTTTCTTGGGAAGAGAAGTGTTGTAG